A window of Pseudomonas mucidolens contains these coding sequences:
- a CDS encoding FecCD family ABC transporter permease: MLAIWLSLALGPVSLPLIDTLRAALRLSGLPIDAAGLEQAELILGQIRLPRTLSGLAVGGVLALSGVAMQGLFRNPLADPGLVGVSSGAALGAALAIVGGTFFGGLPDILGPYVLSLCAFLGGLGVIALVYRLGRRNGQTNVATMLLAGIALTALAGSAVGLFTYLADDATLRTLTFWNLGSLNGASYSRLWPLLLVSLGVALWLPRRAKALNALLLGESEASHLGVDVERLKRELVFCTALGVGAAVAAAGMIGFVGLVVPHLVRLLAGPDHRVLLPASLLAGASLLLFADLVARLALAPAELPIGIVTAFIGAPFFLYLLVRGRA, encoded by the coding sequence GTGTTGGCGATCTGGCTGTCATTGGCGCTGGGGCCGGTCAGCCTGCCGTTGATCGACACGCTGCGTGCCGCCTTGCGCTTGTCGGGCCTGCCGATTGACGCCGCGGGCCTGGAGCAGGCTGAGTTGATTCTCGGTCAGATCCGCTTGCCGCGGACCTTGTCAGGGCTGGCGGTGGGTGGCGTGCTGGCGCTGTCGGGGGTCGCGATGCAGGGATTGTTTCGCAACCCGCTGGCCGATCCCGGGCTGGTCGGGGTTTCCAGTGGTGCGGCGCTGGGGGCCGCGCTGGCGATTGTCGGAGGAACGTTTTTTGGCGGCCTGCCGGACATCTTGGGACCTTATGTACTGTCGTTATGCGCCTTTCTTGGTGGCCTGGGAGTGATAGCGCTGGTCTATCGCCTGGGACGGCGCAATGGCCAGACCAACGTCGCGACCATGTTGCTGGCGGGGATCGCCTTGACGGCATTGGCGGGGTCAGCTGTGGGGTTGTTTACCTACCTTGCAGATGACGCCACGTTACGCACGTTGACGTTCTGGAACCTTGGCAGCTTGAATGGCGCCAGTTACTCACGGTTATGGCCGCTGTTGTTGGTCAGTCTCGGCGTGGCCTTGTGGTTGCCGCGCCGAGCCAAGGCGCTGAATGCCCTGTTGCTGGGTGAGTCTGAAGCCAGTCACCTGGGGGTCGATGTGGAACGGCTCAAGCGTGAGTTGGTGTTTTGCACCGCGCTGGGCGTGGGTGCGGCGGTCGCGGCGGCGGGGATGATTGGTTTTGTCGGGTTGGTGGTGCCTCACCTGGTGCGCCTGTTGGCGGGACCTGACCATCGTGTGCTATTGCCCGCTTCGCTGCTGGCGGGCGCGAGCCTGCTATTGTTTGCCGATCTGGTGGCTCGATTGGCCTTGGCACCCGCGGAGTTGCCCATTGGTATTGTCACTGCATTTATCGGTGCCCCGTTCTTTCTTTACCTGTTAGTGCGAGGGCGCGCCTGA
- a CDS encoding Rieske (2Fe-2S) protein, translating into MKFLCASNALAEASSRGFNMDGRKLFAVRRDGVAYAYINRCPHRGVPLEWQPDRFLDQSASLIQCATHGALFLVESGECVAGPCAGQSLTALDCREDEQGVWVQL; encoded by the coding sequence ATGAAGTTTCTTTGTGCCTCCAATGCACTCGCCGAAGCCAGCAGCCGCGGCTTCAATATGGATGGCCGCAAGCTGTTCGCCGTGCGTCGGGACGGTGTCGCCTACGCCTACATCAACCGTTGCCCCCATCGAGGCGTCCCACTGGAGTGGCAGCCCGACCGGTTTCTCGACCAAAGCGCCAGCCTGATCCAGTGCGCCACCCACGGCGCACTGTTTCTTGTGGAAAGTGGCGAATGCGTGGCCGGCCCCTGCGCAGGCCAAAGCCTGACTGCCCTGGACTGTCGTGAGGACGAACAGGGTGTGTGGGTACAACTCTAG
- a CDS encoding heme ABC transporter ATP-binding protein, protein MLRVENLQILRGRKTVLADVTLDLKPGEVLGVLGPNGAGKSTLLAALCAQLPVDRGQVWLDQRELKDWSGAERARRLAVLPQTSTLDFAFRVEEVVGMGRLPHHTGQLRDDEIISAALQAADVSHLSGRSYLALSGGERQRVHLARVLAQLWPGEAGQTLLLDEPTSMLDPLHQHTTLQVIRRFADRGAAVLVILHDLNLAARYCDRILLLENGRPHALDVPSSVLRPEPLKAVFGLDVLVQPHPERGHPLIIAR, encoded by the coding sequence ATGCTGCGAGTGGAAAACCTGCAGATCCTGCGCGGTCGCAAAACCGTCCTCGCCGATGTGACCCTGGATCTCAAGCCAGGCGAAGTGCTGGGCGTGCTGGGCCCCAATGGGGCCGGTAAAAGTACCTTGCTCGCCGCGTTGTGCGCGCAGTTGCCTGTCGATAGGGGCCAGGTATGGCTCGACCAGCGCGAGTTGAAAGACTGGAGTGGGGCCGAACGGGCCCGGCGCCTTGCGGTATTGCCACAGACATCCACCCTGGATTTTGCTTTTCGGGTTGAGGAGGTGGTTGGCATGGGACGCCTGCCGCATCACACCGGTCAGCTGCGTGACGATGAAATTATCAGTGCTGCCTTGCAGGCCGCAGACGTCAGTCATTTGAGTGGGCGCAGTTATTTGGCCTTGTCTGGCGGCGAACGGCAGCGGGTGCATCTGGCGCGTGTGCTGGCGCAACTCTGGCCGGGTGAAGCGGGGCAAACGTTATTGCTCGATGAACCCACTTCGATGCTCGATCCGCTGCATCAGCACACGACTTTGCAGGTGATTCGCAGGTTTGCTGATCGGGGTGCTGCCGTGCTGGTGATCCTCCACGACTTGAACCTGGCTGCCCGCTACTGTGACCGCATCCTGCTACTGGAGAACGGCCGTCCCCATGCCCTTGACGTTCCGTCGAGCGTTCTGCGTCCGGAGCCGTTGAAGGCGGTGTTCGGTCTGGATGTATTGGTGCAACCCCATCCCGAACGAGGACATCCGCTGATCATCGCCCGTTGA
- a CDS encoding acetolactate synthase 3 large subunit yields MELLSGGEMLVRFLRDEGVDYIYGYPGGALLHVYDALFKEPAVNHILVRHEQAATHMADGYARATGKAGVVLVTSGPGATNAVTGIATAYMDSIPMVVISGQVASTMVGTDAFQETDMIGISRPIVKHSFMIKHASEIPEVMKKAFYLAQSGRPGPVVVDIPKDMTNPAEKFEYVFPKKAKLRSYSPAVRGHSGQIRKAAEMLLAAKRPVLYSGGGVILGGGSAPLTELAKMLNLPVTNTLMGLGAFPGTDRQFVGMLGMHGSYTANLTMHHADVILAVGARFDDRVINGASKFCPNAKIIHVDIDPASISKTIKADVPIVGPVESVLSEMVAALKDIGETPNKESVASWWKQIDEWRGDRGLFPYDKGDGSIIKPQTVIETLCEVTKGDAFVTSDVGQHQMFAAQYYKFDKPNRWINSGGLGTMGFGFPAAMGVKLSFPDTDVACVTGEGSIQMNIQELSTCLQYGLPVKIVCLNNGVLGMVRQWQDMSYNSRHSHSYMESLPDFVKLVEAYGHVGIRITDLKDLKPKMEEAFAMKDRLVFIDIKVDTSEHVYPMQIKDGSMRDMWLNKTERT; encoded by the coding sequence GTGGAGCTTTTATCTGGCGGTGAGATGCTCGTCCGCTTTTTGCGTGACGAAGGCGTCGATTATATCTACGGGTACCCGGGTGGTGCTCTGCTGCATGTCTACGACGCGCTGTTCAAGGAACCGGCTGTCAACCACATCCTGGTTCGCCACGAACAGGCCGCGACCCATATGGCTGACGGTTATGCCCGTGCCACCGGTAAAGCCGGCGTGGTTCTGGTGACTTCCGGCCCAGGCGCAACCAATGCCGTGACCGGTATCGCGACTGCCTATATGGACTCCATTCCGATGGTGGTTATTTCTGGCCAGGTGGCAAGCACCATGGTCGGTACCGATGCATTCCAGGAAACCGACATGATCGGTATCTCCCGGCCGATCGTGAAACACAGCTTCATGATCAAGCATGCCTCGGAAATCCCGGAAGTCATGAAAAAGGCGTTCTACCTCGCACAATCCGGTCGTCCGGGGCCTGTGGTGGTCGATATCCCGAAAGACATGACCAACCCGGCGGAAAAATTCGAATACGTCTTCCCGAAGAAAGCCAAGCTGCGTTCCTACAGCCCGGCGGTTCGTGGGCACTCGGGGCAAATTCGCAAGGCCGCGGAGATGCTCCTGGCGGCCAAGCGTCCGGTGCTTTACTCGGGCGGTGGCGTGATTCTGGGAGGCGGTTCCGCACCGCTGACCGAATTGGCCAAGATGCTCAACCTGCCGGTGACCAATACGTTGATGGGCCTGGGCGCATTTCCGGGTACCGATCGCCAATTCGTCGGCATGCTTGGCATGCACGGCAGTTACACGGCGAACCTGACCATGCACCATGCCGACGTGATTCTTGCGGTCGGTGCGCGGTTCGATGATCGGGTAATCAATGGCGCGAGCAAGTTCTGCCCGAATGCCAAGATTATCCACGTCGACATCGATCCGGCGTCCATCTCCAAGACCATCAAGGCCGATGTGCCGATCGTGGGACCTGTGGAAAGCGTGTTGAGCGAAATGGTTGCTGCGCTCAAGGACATCGGCGAGACGCCGAACAAAGAGTCCGTTGCCAGTTGGTGGAAGCAGATTGATGAGTGGCGCGGTGATCGTGGTTTGTTCCCTTACGATAAGGGCGACGGCAGCATCATCAAGCCGCAGACCGTGATCGAAACCCTGTGCGAAGTCACCAAGGGCGATGCCTTTGTCACTTCGGACGTGGGCCAGCACCAGATGTTTGCCGCGCAGTACTACAAGTTCGACAAGCCTAACCGCTGGATCAACTCCGGTGGCCTGGGCACCATGGGCTTTGGTTTCCCGGCGGCCATGGGGGTGAAACTGAGCTTCCCGGACACTGATGTTGCGTGCGTTACCGGCGAAGGCAGCATCCAGATGAACATCCAGGAGCTGTCGACCTGCTTGCAATATGGCTTGCCGGTGAAGATCGTTTGTCTGAACAACGGTGTGCTGGGCATGGTTCGCCAATGGCAGGACATGAGCTACAACAGTCGTCACTCTCATTCCTACATGGAGTCGCTGCCGGATTTCGTAAAATTGGTTGAAGCCTATGGCCACGTCGGCATTCGCATCACGGATCTGAAGGATCTGAAGCCGAAGATGGAAGAGGCGTTCGCCATGAAGGATC
- a CDS encoding tetratricopeptide repeat protein, whose product MNKWMIPAITTLALLSGCSSVQRGSIPVVDSGTAVSNNDRISATGGFRQTVTTRPTAATTQAVPQDSGVVVMVPGGGATTSAPISTQPFTPGPITPGPVDSAPIQPSPVNQGSYNLPSTPSGIPSANTGGLSADEQLDGPVLALLTTAQQQQAGGDLNGASSSLERAQRVAPREPQVLYRLAQVRLAQGDAPQAEQFARRGLTLANGRPDLQASLWGVIAQAREKQGDATGAAQARQKAKVSL is encoded by the coding sequence GTGAACAAGTGGATGATTCCAGCTATTACAACACTGGCTTTGCTCAGTGGCTGCTCCAGCGTGCAGCGCGGGTCCATCCCCGTGGTGGATTCCGGTACCGCCGTTTCCAATAATGACCGGATCTCGGCCACCGGTGGTTTTCGGCAGACCGTGACCACACGTCCGACCGCGGCGACCACTCAAGCCGTCCCGCAGGATTCGGGTGTGGTGGTGATGGTGCCAGGCGGCGGTGCGACCACCTCCGCGCCGATCAGTACCCAACCATTTACGCCGGGGCCGATCACACCGGGTCCGGTGGACTCGGCGCCGATCCAGCCCAGCCCGGTCAATCAGGGCAGCTACAACCTGCCCTCGACGCCGAGTGGAATTCCATCCGCCAATACCGGTGGCTTGTCGGCCGACGAGCAGTTGGACGGTCCAGTCCTGGCCTTGCTCACTACGGCCCAGCAACAACAGGCCGGCGGCGACTTGAATGGCGCATCGTCGAGTCTTGAGCGCGCTCAGCGCGTGGCACCGCGTGAGCCGCAAGTGCTCTATCGCCTGGCGCAAGTACGCCTGGCCCAAGGCGATGCGCCGCAAGCCGAGCAGTTTGCGCGCCGTGGCCTGACACTGGCCAACGGCCGTCCAGACTTGCAGGCAAGCCTTTGGGGGGTCATTGCCCAGGCTCGCGAGAAACAGGGCGATGCCACCGGTGCGGCCCAGGCGCGCCAAAAGGCTAAGGTTAGCCTCTGA
- a CDS encoding heme/hemin ABC transporter substrate-binding protein yields the protein MRLSASAVALVVGLLVNHGVQASELPQRWVSAGGALSEWVTALGGESRLVGVDTTSQHPESLKALPSIGYQRQLSAEGILSLRPQILVGTEEMGPPPVLAQIRKAGVTVEMFSAQPDLPTLERNLQHLGKLLGSDAKASALFSGYEKQLEQQKDWVAHAQATQKAPGVLLVLGHAGGKPLIAGKDTAADWVLQQAGGRNLAEHSGYKPFSVESLAGLSPEVLVFSDRALSGDAARVALFKENPLLASTPAARQGRVFELDPTLLVGGLGPRLPASLTRLSKGFYPAQGETAP from the coding sequence ATGCGCCTGAGTGCCAGCGCTGTCGCGCTTGTTGTCGGATTGCTGGTCAATCATGGAGTGCAGGCTTCGGAACTGCCGCAACGCTGGGTCAGCGCCGGCGGTGCGTTGTCGGAGTGGGTCACGGCACTGGGGGGCGAGTCAAGGCTGGTGGGGGTCGACACCACCAGTCAACATCCAGAATCTCTCAAGGCGTTGCCGAGCATTGGCTATCAACGCCAGTTGTCGGCTGAAGGTATTCTCAGCCTACGCCCGCAAATCCTCGTGGGCACCGAAGAAATGGGCCCGCCGCCGGTGCTGGCGCAGATCCGCAAGGCGGGCGTGACGGTCGAGATGTTCTCGGCCCAGCCTGATTTGCCGACACTTGAGCGCAACCTGCAACATTTGGGCAAGTTACTCGGCAGCGATGCCAAGGCGTCGGCGTTGTTCAGCGGCTATGAAAAACAACTTGAGCAACAGAAAGACTGGGTGGCGCACGCCCAGGCCACGCAAAAAGCGCCGGGCGTGCTGCTGGTGCTGGGGCACGCTGGCGGCAAGCCGCTGATCGCCGGTAAAGACACGGCGGCCGATTGGGTGTTGCAGCAGGCAGGCGGGCGCAATCTGGCGGAGCATAGTGGTTATAAGCCGTTTTCCGTCGAGTCCCTGGCGGGCTTGAGTCCCGAGGTGCTGGTGTTCTCGGATCGTGCCCTCAGTGGCGACGCGGCCCGCGTGGCGCTGTTCAAGGAAAATCCGCTGCTGGCCTCCACGCCGGCGGCCCGGCAGGGGCGGGTGTTCGAGTTGGATCCCACGTTGTTGGTCGGTGGCCTTGGTCCGCGGCTGCCGGCCAGTCTGACAAGGCTGTCCAAAGGCTTCTATCCGGCTCAGGGTGAAACCGCTCCATGA
- a CDS encoding TfoX/Sxy family protein → MNDELQHLKNLGKTSAQWLHAVGIHSASDLRRLGAVDAYRAVRTRGFRASKVLLYAIEGALMDVHWNDLPAERKEALKRQFEHMSEGQKD, encoded by the coding sequence ATGAATGATGAGCTGCAACACCTGAAAAATCTGGGCAAGACGTCAGCGCAATGGCTGCATGCGGTGGGCATCCATAGCGCTTCGGACCTGCGGCGCCTGGGCGCGGTAGACGCTTACCGGGCGGTCCGTACTCGCGGCTTCCGGGCATCCAAAGTGTTGTTGTACGCCATCGAGGGAGCGTTGATGGATGTGCATTGGAATGACCTCCCAGCGGAACGTAAAGAAGCCTTGAAACGGCAGTTCGAGCACATGTCAGAAGGACAAAAAGACTGA
- a CDS encoding pentapeptide repeat-containing protein yields the protein MSQPKLLDSPLYALLHKDDIRGFNQARPKEGTVDMRSGDFRGLDLRDLHAEGVDFTDAYFRSADLRGLDLRECSLEGASLAHAQISGTYFPAALTADEILMSVNFGTRLRYSTK from the coding sequence GTGAGCCAGCCGAAGCTTCTTGACTCCCCGCTTTACGCGCTGCTGCATAAAGATGATATTCGCGGCTTCAATCAGGCGCGCCCCAAGGAAGGCACTGTTGATATGCGCAGCGGCGACTTTCGCGGACTTGATCTGCGCGACTTGCATGCCGAAGGCGTGGATTTTACCGATGCCTACTTCCGCTCCGCCGACTTGCGCGGGCTGGACTTGCGCGAGTGCTCCCTGGAAGGCGCCAGCCTGGCCCATGCACAAATCTCGGGCACTTACTTCCCCGCCGCGCTGACCGCTGACGAAATCCTCATGTCAGTCAATTTCGGGACACGGCTGCGGTACAGCACCAAGTAA
- the mrcB gene encoding penicillin-binding protein 1B yields MTRTRSPRSRKKPPSRSLRPWLGWALKLGLVGLVIIAGFAVYLDAVVQEKFSGKRWTIPAKVYARPLELFTGQKLSKADFLTELDALGYRRESVSNGPGAAAVSGNTVDLNTRGFQFYEGLEKAQQVRVRFSGDYVAGLSLLDGGKLPVVRLEPLMIGGIYPKNLEDRILIKIDQVPPYLLETLVAVEDRDFYSHWGVSPKSIARALWVNTSGGKMTQGGSTLTQQLVKNFYLTSERSLTRKLTEAMMAMLLELHYSKQEILEAYLNEVFVGQDGQRAVHGFGLASQFFFGQPLSELKLHQVALLVGMVKGPSYYNPRRNPERALERRNLVLDVLEQQGVATPEQIAAAKKMPLGVTTRGKLADSSFPGFIDLVKRQLREDYRDEDLTEEGLRIFTSFDPILQMKAEASVTDTFKRLAGRKGADAVEAAMVVTNPETGEVQAMIGSRQASFAGFNRALDAVRPIGSLIKPAVYLTALEKPSKYTLTSWLSDEAFSVKGADGQVWKPQNYDRRSHGTVFLYQGLAHSYNLSTARLGLELGVPNVLKTLARLGVSREFPAFPSMLLGAGGLSPMEVAAMYQTLANGGFNTPMRGIRSVLTAEGEPLKRYPFQIQQRFDPASIYLVQNAMQRVMREGTGRSVYRTLPANLTLAGKTGTSNDSRDSWFAGFSQDLLAVVWLGRDDNGKTPFTGATGALQVWTSFMHKADPLPLNMPQPDNIVQAWIDPHTGQGSDANCPGAVQMPYIRGSEPPAGPACRSAIPTDAESVMDWVKGWMN; encoded by the coding sequence ATGACTCGTACCCGATCTCCCCGTTCCCGAAAAAAACCTCCTTCTCGCAGCCTGCGTCCGTGGCTGGGCTGGGCGTTAAAGCTTGGCCTGGTTGGCCTGGTGATAATCGCTGGCTTTGCGGTTTACCTCGATGCCGTTGTCCAGGAGAAGTTCTCCGGCAAGCGTTGGACCATTCCGGCGAAGGTCTACGCGCGTCCGTTGGAACTGTTCACCGGTCAGAAGTTGAGCAAGGCCGACTTCCTCACCGAACTCGATGCCCTGGGCTATCGACGTGAAAGCGTGAGCAATGGTCCCGGTGCGGCCGCCGTCAGCGGCAACACGGTCGACTTGAACACTCGTGGCTTCCAGTTCTATGAAGGTCTGGAAAAGGCGCAGCAGGTGCGCGTGCGCTTTTCCGGGGACTACGTCGCCGGGCTGTCGTTGCTTGACGGCGGGAAGTTGCCGGTGGTTCGTCTGGAACCGTTGATGATTGGTGGGATTTACCCGAAGAACCTTGAAGACCGCATTCTGATCAAGATCGATCAGGTGCCACCTTATCTGTTGGAAACCCTGGTCGCCGTGGAAGACCGGGACTTCTACAGTCACTGGGGTGTATCACCCAAGTCGATTGCCCGTGCGCTCTGGGTCAATACGTCGGGCGGCAAGATGACCCAGGGCGGCAGTACGCTGACGCAACAGCTGGTGAAGAATTTTTACCTGACCAGCGAGCGTAGCCTGACCCGTAAGCTCACCGAAGCGATGATGGCGATGTTGCTGGAGTTGCATTACAGCAAGCAGGAAATTCTCGAGGCCTACCTCAACGAGGTGTTCGTCGGCCAAGACGGGCAGCGCGCGGTGCATGGTTTTGGCTTGGCCAGTCAGTTCTTCTTTGGCCAGCCACTGTCTGAACTGAAGTTGCATCAAGTGGCCTTGCTGGTGGGCATGGTCAAGGGACCGTCTTATTACAATCCACGACGCAACCCTGAGCGAGCCCTGGAGCGTCGCAATCTGGTGCTTGATGTGTTGGAGCAGCAGGGCGTTGCCACACCCGAGCAGATCGCTGCCGCGAAGAAAATGCCGCTGGGGGTCACCACTCGCGGCAAATTGGCGGACAGCTCGTTCCCGGGCTTTATCGATCTGGTCAAGCGCCAGTTGCGTGAAGACTATCGTGACGAGGACTTGACTGAAGAAGGGCTGCGGATCTTCACCAGTTTCGACCCGATCCTGCAGATGAAGGCTGAAGCCTCGGTCACTGACACCTTCAAGCGTCTGGCTGGACGTAAAGGCGCCGATGCAGTGGAAGCGGCGATGGTCGTGACCAATCCGGAGACGGGGGAAGTGCAGGCGATGATTGGCAGTCGCCAGGCCAGCTTCGCCGGGTTCAACCGTGCGCTGGACGCCGTGCGACCGATTGGTTCGTTGATCAAGCCGGCGGTCTATCTGACCGCGCTGGAAAAACCGAGCAAGTACACACTGACCAGTTGGCTGTCCGACGAGGCCTTTTCGGTCAAGGGCGCCGATGGGCAAGTCTGGAAGCCGCAGAATTATGATCGTCGCTCCCACGGTACGGTGTTTCTGTACCAGGGCCTTGCGCACTCCTATAACTTGTCCACGGCACGACTGGGCCTGGAGTTGGGCGTGCCGAACGTGCTCAAGACTTTGGCGCGACTGGGCGTGAGTCGGGAATTCCCGGCGTTCCCGTCGATGCTGCTGGGGGCGGGGGGCTTGAGTCCGATGGAAGTGGCGGCCATGTACCAGACCCTGGCCAACGGCGGCTTCAATACGCCGATGCGCGGGATTCGCAGCGTATTGACCGCAGAAGGGGAGCCACTCAAGCGTTACCCGTTCCAGATTCAACAACGCTTTGATCCGGCGTCCATCTATCTGGTGCAGAACGCCATGCAACGGGTGATGCGCGAAGGCACGGGTCGCTCGGTCTACCGTACATTGCCGGCCAACCTGACGCTGGCCGGCAAGACCGGTACCAGTAACGACTCCCGGGATAGCTGGTTCGCCGGCTTCAGCCAGGACTTGCTCGCGGTGGTCTGGCTGGGGCGTGATGATAACGGCAAGACACCGTTTACCGGCGCCACCGGCGCGCTGCAAGTCTGGACCAGTTTCATGCACAAGGCTGACCCGTTGCCTCTGAACATGCCGCAGCCTGACAATATCGTCCAGGCCTGGATTGACCCCCATACCGGCCAGGGCTCCGATGCAAACTGCCCGGGCGCGGTACAGATGCCGTATATTCGCGGCAGCGAGCCGCCCGCCGGTCCCGCGTGCCGTAGCGCAATTCCCACAGACGCCGAGTCGGTGATGGATTGGGTCAAGGGCTGGATGAATTAA
- a CDS encoding YqcC family protein — protein MDVRFPAIAEQLLLIERELRLQGWWDEESPGVEALSSVEPFSVDTLDFHQWLQWIFLARMKQILEQDLPLPNASGILEMAEMVYADRPKESQGLRTALKKFDQLIVDAG, from the coding sequence ATGGATGTGCGTTTTCCGGCGATTGCCGAACAACTGTTGTTGATCGAGCGTGAGCTGCGCCTGCAGGGCTGGTGGGATGAAGAGTCTCCCGGTGTCGAGGCGTTGAGCAGCGTCGAGCCGTTTTCGGTCGACACCCTGGACTTTCACCAGTGGCTGCAATGGATCTTCCTCGCTCGCATGAAGCAGATTCTCGAGCAGGACCTGCCGTTGCCGAATGCCTCGGGCATTCTGGAAATGGCCGAGATGGTCTACGCAGACCGGCCGAAAGAGAGCCAGGGCTTGCGCACGGCGCTGAAAAAATTCGATCAACTGATCGTCGACGCTGGTTAA
- a CDS encoding AAA family ATPase, translating into MSQSLIAALQDPALFPHPVDEFQVIETHISWVLLTGPYAYKMKKPVNFGFLDFTQLDARGHFCNEELRLNQRLTEDLYLEVLPVTGSLEAPQLNGEGPVVDYLLKMRQFPQSQLLSTLQANGELTAAHIDEMARQIAHFHLNAPEVPKAHSAGTPDDVMAPVRQNFEQIRPFLSDKADLTQLAALEAWAESSYERLKPLFEQRKLNGFIRECHGDIHLGNATLIDGHVVIFDCIEFNEPFRFTDVYADTGFLAMDLEDRGLKSLARRFISQYLELTGDYQGLELLNFYKAYRALVRAKVALFSMPAEAAAVQRATTLRQYRNYANLAESYSTIPSRFLAITHGVSATGKSHVAMRLVEALGAIRVRSDVERKRLFGEQKIENTAHAGIYATDASAATYTRLHEIADTVLRAGFPVVLDATYLKHAQRDAAAKVAEATGAPFLILDCNAPQAVIASWLAQRQADQNDPSDATLAIIETQQVNRDPLSAEEVLLSKRVETNESGTLDALVAHIRQRLPGL; encoded by the coding sequence GTGAGCCAGTCCCTGATTGCTGCCCTGCAAGACCCGGCCCTGTTTCCACATCCGGTAGATGAGTTTCAAGTCATCGAAACCCATATTTCCTGGGTTCTGCTCACCGGCCCTTACGCTTACAAGATGAAGAAGCCGGTGAATTTCGGCTTCCTCGATTTTACCCAACTGGACGCCCGCGGCCACTTCTGCAACGAGGAATTGCGCCTTAACCAGCGCCTGACAGAAGATTTGTATCTTGAGGTTTTACCGGTCACCGGCAGCCTAGAGGCGCCGCAACTCAACGGCGAAGGGCCGGTCGTCGATTACCTGCTGAAAATGCGCCAGTTCCCGCAAAGCCAATTGCTCAGCACCTTGCAGGCCAACGGTGAGTTGACCGCCGCCCACATCGATGAAATGGCCAGGCAGATTGCCCACTTCCACCTGAACGCGCCCGAGGTTCCAAAGGCGCACTCCGCCGGAACCCCGGACGATGTGATGGCCCCGGTGCGCCAGAACTTCGAGCAGATCCGTCCGTTCCTCAGCGACAAGGCTGACCTGACGCAACTAGCCGCGCTTGAGGCGTGGGCCGAAAGCAGTTACGAGCGCCTCAAGCCACTGTTCGAACAACGCAAGCTCAACGGTTTCATACGTGAATGCCACGGTGATATTCACCTGGGCAACGCCACCCTGATTGACGGGCACGTGGTGATCTTCGACTGCATTGAGTTCAATGAGCCATTTCGCTTCACCGACGTCTATGCCGATACCGGCTTCCTGGCCATGGACCTGGAAGACCGTGGCCTGAAATCCCTGGCCCGACGTTTTATCAGCCAATACCTGGAACTGACCGGCGATTATCAAGGCCTCGAGCTGCTGAACTTCTATAAAGCCTACCGCGCCCTGGTTCGGGCTAAAGTCGCGCTGTTCAGCATGCCGGCTGAAGCGGCCGCCGTGCAACGCGCAACGACCCTGCGCCAATACCGAAACTACGCGAACCTGGCGGAAAGCTACAGCACCATCCCGTCACGTTTCCTGGCAATCACCCATGGCGTATCGGCCACCGGTAAAAGCCACGTGGCCATGCGCCTGGTGGAAGCCTTGGGCGCCATACGCGTACGCTCCGACGTGGAGCGCAAGCGCCTGTTCGGCGAACAGAAAATCGAAAACACCGCGCACGCCGGGATCTATGCAACTGACGCCAGCGCCGCGACCTATACGCGGTTGCACGAGATCGCCGATACCGTGCTGCGCGCAGGCTTCCCCGTGGTGCTCGATGCAACCTACCTCAAGCATGCTCAGCGCGACGCCGCCGCCAAGGTCGCTGAAGCGACCGGAGCACCGTTTCTGATTCTCGATTGCAATGCACCTCAGGCGGTTATCGCCAGCTGGCTCGCGCAACGTCAGGCCGACCAGAACGATCCGTCCGACGCCACACTGGCGATCATCGAAACGCAACAGGTCAACCGCGATCCGCTCAGCGCCGAAGAGGTGCTGTTGAGCAAACGGGTCGAGACCAATGAAAGCGGCACGTTGGACGCACTGGTTGCGCACATCCGTCAGCGCCTACCAGGCCTGTAA